A DNA window from Candidatus Roseilinea sp. contains the following coding sequences:
- the pnp gene encoding polyribonucleotide nucleotidyltransferase: MSTEVTRIVEAPMPVNHVYTARIGEREIRIETGRLARQAGGAVTARMGDTMVLATATMSKSVRQGIDFFPLSVEYEERLYAAGRIPGSYFRREGRPPEAAILIARLVDRPLRPLFPDDLRNDVQIIVTALSHDQVNDIDVLAVNAASAALMVSDVPFDNPVGAVRIGLINGELIINPTIPEMQYSDLDLRVAGTKDAIVMVECGANEVDEATMVRALKLAHDAIQEFIAMQHIMRQEVGKPKADYPKFGRDEAFNQRVREALGNRVQEAIDQELEKAERQAVLDAIEGEVLAQMQSIGDVNADELHQVVKDVTSEAVRARILRDGIRPDGRRPKEIRPIWVEVGDHLSPRAHGAGLFTRGETQILSIVTLGSKADAQPLDGLYPQEEKRYMHHYNFPPFSTGEAKVLRGSSRREIGHSALAERALLPVIPDENEFPYTLRVVSEVLSSNGSTSMGSVCGSTLALMDAGVPIRAPVAGIAMGLITAPGGLSEGYAILSDIQGLEDHIGDMDFKVAGTRKGITALQMDIKIAGLTTEVLEQALAQAREGRLAILERMLAVIPEPRPTLKPHAPRMLVINIDPEKLGTVIGPSGKTVRAIQDQTGAKIDIEDDGRVFISSPDSAGAEKAREMIESMTGSVTLGGIYTGKVVRITEFGAFVEIMPKTDGMVHVSQLSDHPVRNVADEVKVGQEVTVMVIGNDNGKIRLSRRAVLEGMTLEEAQEADRAGGRGGPRRDSGGRNSQGSGRERERERRPPLRRSGPTRPRG, from the coding sequence ATGTCTACCGAGGTCACCCGCATCGTTGAAGCGCCGATGCCGGTCAATCACGTCTACACCGCGCGAATCGGCGAGAGGGAAATCCGCATCGAGACAGGCCGCCTGGCCCGTCAGGCTGGCGGAGCGGTGACGGCGCGCATGGGCGACACCATGGTGCTCGCCACCGCCACGATGTCCAAATCGGTGCGGCAGGGAATTGATTTCTTCCCGCTCAGCGTGGAGTATGAGGAGCGGCTCTACGCTGCTGGGCGCATCCCCGGCAGCTACTTCCGCCGCGAAGGCCGGCCGCCGGAGGCGGCCATTCTGATCGCCCGGCTGGTGGATCGGCCATTGCGCCCCCTGTTCCCCGACGACCTACGCAACGATGTGCAGATCATCGTGACGGCGCTGTCGCACGACCAGGTCAACGACATTGACGTGCTCGCCGTAAACGCCGCCAGCGCCGCGCTGATGGTGAGCGACGTGCCGTTCGACAACCCGGTCGGCGCCGTGCGCATCGGCCTCATCAACGGCGAGCTGATCATCAACCCGACCATCCCGGAGATGCAATATAGCGACCTGGACTTGCGCGTGGCCGGCACGAAGGACGCAATCGTCATGGTGGAGTGCGGCGCGAACGAAGTTGATGAGGCGACCATGGTACGCGCGCTCAAACTGGCGCATGACGCGATCCAGGAGTTCATCGCGATGCAGCACATCATGCGCCAAGAAGTTGGCAAGCCCAAGGCCGATTACCCCAAGTTCGGACGGGATGAGGCCTTTAACCAGCGCGTGCGCGAGGCGCTGGGCAACCGCGTTCAAGAGGCGATTGATCAAGAGCTGGAGAAGGCCGAACGACAGGCCGTCCTCGACGCGATCGAAGGCGAGGTGCTGGCCCAGATGCAGTCCATTGGCGATGTGAACGCCGACGAGCTGCACCAAGTCGTGAAAGACGTCACCAGCGAAGCCGTGCGCGCGCGCATCCTGCGCGACGGCATCCGGCCCGACGGACGCAGACCGAAGGAGATCCGGCCGATCTGGGTAGAAGTCGGCGATCACCTGAGCCCTCGCGCCCACGGCGCCGGCCTGTTCACCCGCGGCGAGACGCAGATCCTCTCGATCGTCACACTGGGCAGCAAAGCCGATGCCCAACCCCTCGACGGCCTCTACCCCCAGGAAGAGAAGCGCTACATGCACCACTACAACTTCCCTCCCTTCTCGACGGGCGAGGCGAAGGTGCTGCGCGGCAGCAGCCGGCGCGAGATCGGTCACAGCGCACTGGCCGAGCGCGCGCTGCTGCCGGTCATTCCCGACGAAAACGAGTTCCCATACACGCTGCGCGTGGTGAGCGAGGTGTTGTCGTCGAACGGCTCCACCTCGATGGGCAGCGTATGCGGCAGCACGCTGGCGCTGATGGACGCCGGCGTACCCATCCGGGCGCCGGTGGCCGGCATTGCCATGGGCCTGATCACCGCGCCTGGGGGCCTCTCGGAAGGATACGCCATCCTCAGCGACATCCAAGGCCTGGAAGACCACATCGGCGACATGGATTTCAAAGTCGCCGGCACCCGGAAAGGCATCACCGCGCTGCAAATGGACATCAAGATCGCCGGCCTGACGACCGAGGTGCTCGAGCAAGCGCTGGCGCAGGCGCGCGAAGGACGCCTGGCCATCCTCGAGCGCATGTTGGCAGTCATCCCCGAGCCGCGCCCAACGCTGAAGCCACATGCGCCACGCATGCTCGTCATCAACATTGACCCAGAGAAGCTCGGCACGGTCATCGGGCCCAGCGGCAAGACCGTGCGCGCCATCCAGGATCAGACCGGCGCCAAGATTGACATCGAAGACGATGGGCGAGTCTTCATCTCATCCCCCGACAGCGCCGGCGCCGAGAAAGCGCGTGAGATGATCGAGAGCATGACCGGCTCGGTCACCCTGGGCGGCATCTACACCGGCAAAGTGGTGCGCATCACGGAGTTCGGCGCGTTCGTCGAGATCATGCCAAAGACGGATGGCATGGTACATGTGTCGCAACTCAGCGATCATCCCGTGCGCAACGTGGCCGACGAAGTGAAAGTCGGTCAGGAAGTGACGGTGATGGTGATCGGCAACGATAACGGTAAAATTCGCCTCAGCCGCAGGGCCGTGCTGGAGGGCATGACGCTGGAAGAGGCGCAGGAAGCCGATCGCGCCGGCGGACGCGGCGGCCCGCGCCGCGACAGTGGCGGACGGAACAGCCAGGGCAGCGGACGGGAGCGAGAACGTGAACGTCGCCCCCCCTTGCGCCGCAGCGGGCCGACTCGCCCACGCGGATAG
- a CDS encoding penicillin-binding protein 1A, giving the protein MDANHLIRMRERRRRARRAGPTQRTLQIAAIALIALLMIAIAIPATGVLAAGAVYAAYTRDLPDPTQIKKVEEDFQTTKLYDRQGRLLYEIIDPTGGDRQWTELNAISPYLRCATVAIEDKTFYDNQGFDLRGIARAFVANLQGGATQGGSGITQQLVKSVILPPEERAGPGRTTAVKIKEVLLAAEITRRYSKNDILEWYLNTNFYGNLAYGIEAASRVYFNKRAKDLTLAEAAMLAPIPQFPKQNPFDNPNEAKFRQALVLDLMVERSQMGVPGCNVTQQEAAEAKRQPLRYANRTQRFNIQAPHFSVYAKDKAIELLGDHLGIGAEAARQLVERGGLKIYTTLDLDVDNQVRALANRHVATLQAQGRNVNNAAVVVIRQDTGEILSMVGSLDYFNDAIDGKFNVATALRQPGSAFKPITYLELLRQGASPATLFWDVRTAFDVGGAEPYIPENYDRKFHGPVLMRQALARSYNIPAVDALNRAGIGNVIRLAHRLGINDLDRGLSFYGLALTLGGGEVKLLDMTYAYATIANGGSMIGAPRPASQKKFGYRDLDPVAILRVEDSKGRTLYEYRPAVNPNLLGPDSKQLTYLLTSIMSDPQARAAAFGYPSVLDLSGPRPAAVKTGTTNDYRDNWTVGFTTDFTVGVWVGNTDNSPMSRGVTGLTGAAPIWHDVMEYLHVGRAIRNFPRPDGLIAQPVCQIDGLAPNGVCPTITELFIPGTEPKEQSTMVQLFPINIETGKLALPGTPPELVEARPMYIFPPQAQDWYASLSDEEKAKIPQAPTDFDTRFGGLVTAADVAISYPAHNGYISAVLPPTVDPTAPVDPNNPPPPPLPAGIVPIRGNARGGNWMSYRVSFAPGWSPAPEQWIQIGPDHAEQVSDGVLENWDITALPAGPYSLKVTRFESNGNVVEAVTQVTIDNTPPTITLVQPRPNESFNSEEDEWVTVTADVQDDYSIRKVEFFVNGEPFATRTVAPFTAKWTIRDGGLFEFYIVAYDAAGNRAESARVSVNVSVQR; this is encoded by the coding sequence ATGGACGCGAACCACCTGATCCGCATGCGCGAGCGCCGGCGACGGGCGCGCCGCGCCGGACCGACGCAACGCACGCTGCAGATCGCTGCGATAGCGCTCATCGCACTGCTGATGATCGCAATCGCCATCCCTGCCACGGGCGTGCTGGCTGCCGGCGCGGTCTATGCGGCATACACCCGCGACCTGCCCGACCCAACACAGATTAAAAAGGTCGAGGAGGACTTCCAGACCACGAAGCTTTACGATCGCCAGGGGCGGCTGCTCTACGAGATCATTGACCCGACCGGCGGCGACCGACAGTGGACCGAGCTAAACGCTATTTCCCCCTACCTGCGGTGTGCCACAGTCGCCATCGAGGACAAAACGTTCTACGACAACCAGGGGTTCGACTTGCGCGGCATCGCGCGCGCATTCGTCGCCAACCTGCAGGGCGGCGCGACACAGGGCGGATCGGGCATCACCCAGCAGCTCGTCAAGTCGGTGATTCTGCCGCCAGAGGAACGCGCCGGCCCGGGACGCACCACAGCCGTCAAGATTAAAGAAGTGCTCCTGGCCGCCGAAATTACCCGGCGCTACTCCAAGAACGACATCCTGGAGTGGTATCTCAACACCAACTTCTACGGCAACCTCGCCTACGGCATCGAAGCTGCCTCGCGCGTGTACTTCAACAAGCGTGCCAAGGACTTGACGCTGGCTGAGGCTGCGATGCTGGCACCCATTCCCCAGTTCCCCAAGCAAAACCCTTTCGACAACCCGAATGAAGCCAAGTTTCGACAAGCGCTGGTGTTGGACTTGATGGTGGAACGCAGCCAGATGGGCGTGCCGGGCTGCAACGTCACGCAGCAGGAGGCTGCGGAGGCCAAGCGGCAACCGCTGCGATACGCCAACCGAACGCAGCGCTTCAACATCCAGGCCCCCCACTTCTCGGTTTACGCCAAAGACAAGGCGATTGAGCTGCTCGGCGATCATTTGGGCATCGGCGCGGAAGCGGCGCGCCAGCTCGTCGAACGCGGCGGCCTGAAGATTTACACCACGCTCGATCTCGACGTGGACAACCAGGTGCGCGCGTTGGCGAACCGGCATGTGGCGACGCTGCAGGCGCAAGGCCGAAATGTGAACAACGCCGCTGTCGTCGTGATCCGGCAAGACACGGGCGAAATCCTGTCCATGGTCGGCAGTCTGGATTACTTCAACGACGCGATAGACGGCAAGTTCAACGTCGCCACCGCCCTGCGCCAGCCCGGCTCGGCCTTTAAGCCGATCACCTATCTCGAACTGCTGCGGCAAGGCGCCTCGCCGGCTACGTTGTTCTGGGATGTGCGCACGGCGTTCGACGTTGGCGGCGCCGAACCCTACATTCCCGAGAACTACGACCGCAAGTTCCACGGGCCGGTGCTGATGCGCCAAGCCTTGGCACGCTCCTACAACATCCCTGCGGTGGACGCGCTCAACCGCGCCGGCATTGGCAACGTGATTCGGCTTGCGCATCGTCTCGGCATCAACGACCTCGACCGCGGCTTAAGTTTCTATGGCCTGGCGCTCACGCTGGGCGGCGGCGAAGTCAAACTGCTGGACATGACCTACGCCTACGCGACCATTGCCAATGGCGGCTCAATGATCGGCGCGCCGCGCCCGGCTTCGCAGAAGAAGTTCGGATATCGCGACCTCGATCCGGTCGCCATCTTGCGCGTCGAGGACAGCAAAGGTAGAACGCTCTACGAATACCGCCCGGCCGTTAACCCGAACCTGTTGGGTCCAGACAGCAAGCAACTGACCTATCTGCTCACAAGCATCATGTCGGATCCGCAAGCGCGCGCCGCCGCATTCGGTTATCCTTCGGTGCTCGACTTGTCCGGGCCTCGTCCGGCCGCCGTGAAGACCGGCACCACCAACGACTACCGCGACAACTGGACGGTGGGCTTCACCACAGATTTCACCGTCGGCGTTTGGGTGGGCAACACCGATAACAGCCCAATGAGCCGGGGCGTGACCGGCCTCACCGGCGCCGCGCCCATCTGGCACGACGTGATGGAATACCTGCACGTGGGCCGAGCGATACGCAACTTCCCACGCCCAGACGGGCTGATCGCGCAGCCGGTCTGCCAGATAGATGGCTTGGCGCCCAACGGCGTGTGCCCCACCATCACGGAGCTATTCATCCCCGGCACCGAACCGAAAGAGCAAAGCACGATGGTGCAGCTCTTCCCGATTAACATCGAGACCGGCAAGCTGGCTTTGCCGGGCACCCCACCGGAGCTGGTGGAGGCGCGCCCGATGTATATCTTCCCACCGCAGGCGCAGGATTGGTATGCCTCGCTGAGCGATGAGGAGAAAGCCAAGATCCCGCAAGCGCCTACCGATTTCGACACGCGCTTCGGCGGGCTGGTCACTGCCGCTGACGTTGCAATTAGCTACCCGGCCCACAACGGCTACATCAGCGCCGTGCTGCCGCCAACGGTTGATCCAACTGCGCCGGTAGATCCCAATAATCCACCACCACCGCCTTTGCCCGCGGGCATCGTGCCGATTCGCGGCAACGCGCGCGGCGGCAACTGGATGTCGTACCGCGTCTCATTCGCGCCGGGCTGGTCGCCTGCGCCGGAGCAGTGGATTCAGATTGGGCCTGATCATGCAGAACAGGTGAGCGACGGCGTGCTGGAGAACTGGGACATTACAGCACTGCCGGCCGGGCCCTACTCCCTCAAAGTCACGCGCTTCGAGAGCAATGGCAACGTTGTAGAAGCAGTGACGCAGGTGACGATTGATAACACGCCGCCCACAATCACGCTCGTGCAGCCACGCCCCAACGAGTCCTTCAACAGCGAAGAGGACGAGTGGGTCACCGTCACCGCTGACGTACAGGACGATTACTCGATCAGAAAGGTCGAGTTCTTCGTCAACGGCGAGCCATTTGCGACGCGAACCGTCGCGCCGTTTACCGCCAAATGGACCATTCGCGATGGTGGGCTTTTCGAGTTCTACATCGTCGCCTACGACGCTGCCGGCAACCGAGCCGAGAGCGCGCGCGTGAGCGTGAATGTGAGCGTCCAGCGCTGA
- a CDS encoding aldehyde dehydrogenase: protein MVGALPYDDRLHPDARAFLHNQPKRLLIAGRWVAAAAGRTFDKDDPATGITFARVCEGDAEDVNRAVAAARAVFDDAHHPWRRMTPHDRERLMHRLADLIKANREMLAQLITLENGKPLTASEGEVASSVRMFRYYAGWPTKIEGDVKPVSIPDRLNYTLREPVGVVGAIIPWNFPLSMIAWKLAPALAAGNCVILKPAEQTPLTAVRVCELVQEAGFPDGVVQLINGFGETAGAALTAHPGVDKIAFTGSTEVGKIIMRAAAGNLKRLSLELGGKSPHIIFDDADLSKAVIGAAYGIFSNAGQSCNAGSRLFVQRRVYDEVMARLAERAAAIKVGPGMTPGIEMGPLVSREQFARVQRYVTAGLEQGARLRAGGARPPNAPEGGYFLAPTLFEDVHDDMTLMREEIFGPVLAATPFDSIEEVAARANHTPYGLAAGVWTRDVSRAHKLAALLRAGTVWVNCYSQFDPASPFGGYKQSGFGREMGHEALELYTHVKSVWVGL, encoded by the coding sequence ATGGTTGGCGCCTTGCCCTACGACGATCGGCTTCATCCTGACGCGCGCGCTTTCCTGCACAATCAGCCCAAGCGTTTACTGATCGCCGGCCGGTGGGTTGCAGCAGCGGCGGGCCGGACATTCGACAAAGATGATCCGGCCACGGGCATCACCTTCGCCAGGGTGTGCGAAGGCGATGCCGAGGACGTGAATCGCGCCGTGGCCGCCGCGCGTGCGGTCTTCGACGACGCGCATCATCCTTGGCGGCGCATGACGCCGCACGACCGCGAGCGCCTGATGCATCGGTTGGCCGACCTGATCAAGGCCAACCGTGAGATGCTCGCCCAGCTCATCACGCTGGAGAACGGCAAGCCGCTCACGGCCAGCGAGGGGGAAGTGGCCTCGAGCGTGCGCATGTTCCGCTACTATGCCGGCTGGCCGACCAAGATCGAGGGCGATGTCAAACCGGTCTCTATCCCCGATCGGCTCAATTACACACTGCGCGAGCCGGTCGGCGTAGTCGGCGCGATCATCCCGTGGAACTTCCCGCTGAGCATGATTGCGTGGAAGCTGGCGCCGGCGCTCGCCGCCGGCAACTGCGTCATCCTCAAGCCGGCTGAGCAGACGCCGTTGACGGCCGTGCGCGTGTGCGAGCTGGTGCAAGAGGCGGGCTTCCCCGATGGCGTCGTGCAGCTCATCAACGGCTTTGGCGAGACGGCCGGCGCGGCGCTGACCGCGCATCCCGGCGTGGACAAGATCGCCTTTACCGGCAGCACCGAGGTGGGCAAAATCATCATGCGCGCCGCGGCGGGCAACCTGAAGCGTTTGTCGTTGGAGCTGGGCGGCAAAAGCCCGCACATCATCTTCGACGATGCCGATTTGTCTAAGGCGGTGATCGGCGCCGCTTACGGCATTTTCAGCAACGCCGGCCAAAGTTGCAACGCCGGCTCACGCCTGTTTGTGCAGCGTCGGGTCTACGATGAGGTGATGGCGAGGCTGGCCGAGCGCGCCGCAGCGATCAAAGTCGGGCCGGGGATGACGCCTGGCATCGAGATGGGACCGCTCGTATCGCGCGAGCAGTTTGCCCGCGTGCAAAGGTATGTGACCGCCGGCCTGGAACAAGGCGCGCGCCTGCGAGCGGGAGGTGCGCGCCCGCCGAACGCGCCCGAAGGTGGCTACTTCCTTGCCCCGACCCTGTTTGAAGATGTGCATGATGACATGACCCTCATGCGCGAGGAAATCTTCGGGCCAGTTCTTGCGGCGACGCCCTTCGATTCGATCGAGGAGGTGGCCGCGCGGGCAAACCATACGCCGTATGGCCTGGCCGCCGGCGTGTGGACGCGCGACGTGAGCAGAGCACACAAGCTGGCAGCGTTGCTGCGCGCAGGCACGGTCTGGGTGAATTGCTATAGCCAGTTCGATCCGGCTTCGCCGTTCGGCGGTTACAAGCAAAGTGGCTTTGGCCGAGAGATGGGGCACGAAGCCTTGGAGCTATATACCCACGTCAAGTCGGTGTGGGTCGGCCTGTAG
- a CDS encoding 2-amino-3-ketobutyrate CoA ligase, with translation MADLFDKISKDPVLAAARMGREQGIYPYFKPLSETEGTEVCIGDHRLIMIGSNNYLGLTTHPRVRRAAMEAIERYGTSCTGSRFLNGTLELHKELERRLAKFLGKEAALIFGTGYQANLGAITALMDKKDIVIGDREIHASLMDAIKMAGCQFKRFKHNDLEDLERVLKECGDTPKLIVVDGVYSMGGDLAPLPEIIPLAKRYGARLFVDDAHGLGVMGEGGRGTHFHFDCVDEVDVIMGTFSKSFASLGGVVAGDRDVIDYIQHHARSLIFSASMPPANVATVLACLDIIEEDPSYVERVHVQSAKARDGLRSLGYDCGQSVTPIVPVFIKNEMHTVFMWKALYDQGVYTNPVLPPAVPPSKSLLRTSYMATHTDAQIETVLEVFARVGQETGFLQPAGV, from the coding sequence ATGGCTGATTTGTTTGACAAGATTTCAAAAGATCCTGTGCTTGCCGCCGCTCGCATGGGGCGTGAACAAGGCATCTATCCTTACTTTAAGCCGCTGTCGGAGACCGAGGGCACTGAAGTGTGCATCGGCGATCATCGGCTGATTATGATTGGCTCGAACAATTATCTCGGTCTGACCACTCACCCCAGAGTGCGTCGGGCGGCGATGGAGGCGATCGAGCGTTACGGCACATCCTGTACCGGAAGTCGCTTCCTCAACGGGACCCTCGAGCTGCACAAGGAGCTGGAGCGCCGGTTGGCGAAGTTCCTGGGCAAGGAGGCGGCGCTGATCTTCGGCACGGGTTACCAAGCCAACCTAGGCGCAATCACTGCGCTCATGGATAAGAAAGACATCGTTATAGGCGACCGCGAAATCCACGCCTCATTGATGGATGCGATCAAGATGGCCGGCTGCCAGTTCAAGCGATTCAAGCACAACGACCTCGAGGACCTGGAGCGCGTGCTGAAGGAATGCGGCGATACGCCCAAGCTGATCGTGGTGGACGGCGTATACTCGATGGGGGGCGATCTCGCGCCGTTGCCCGAAATCATCCCCCTGGCGAAGCGCTACGGCGCGCGCCTGTTCGTGGATGATGCGCATGGATTGGGCGTGATGGGCGAGGGCGGGCGCGGCACTCACTTTCACTTCGATTGTGTGGACGAAGTGGATGTGATCATGGGCACGTTCAGCAAATCATTTGCCTCGCTGGGCGGCGTCGTGGCCGGCGACCGCGACGTGATCGACTACATCCAACATCACGCCCGCTCGCTCATCTTCAGCGCTTCCATGCCGCCGGCTAACGTCGCGACTGTGCTGGCTTGTCTGGATATTATCGAGGAAGACCCGAGCTACGTGGAGCGGGTGCATGTGCAATCGGCAAAGGCGCGTGACGGCCTGCGCAGCCTGGGGTACGATTGCGGCCAAAGCGTGACGCCGATCGTGCCGGTGTTCATCAAGAACGAAATGCACACCGTCTTCATGTGGAAAGCGCTCTACGATCAGGGCGTGTATACCAACCCGGTGTTACCGCCGGCCGTGCCGCCGTCGAAGAGTCTGCTCCGCACCAGTTACATGGCCACGCATACCGACGCGCAGATCGAGACTGTGCTCGAAGTCTTCGCGCGCGTCGGCCAGGAGACCGGCTTTTTGCAGCCCGCCGGCGTTTGA
- a CDS encoding elongation factor G: MKEYGTERLRNVALLGHSSSGKTTFAEAMLFASGGTTRMGKVEDGTTVSDYDEEEKRRKQSISLSVIPIEWKDHKINLLDAPGYADFYGEVKSAVRVADLGLIFVDSVSGVEVGTELAMQAVDEAKIPRAVLVSRMDRENANFDAVLAQLHDAFHQDIVPLMLPVGSQQQFAGVIDLVTRRYLKGAQGEVADIPADMVAGVEKARERLMEAAAEGEDDLIEKWFEVGALTDEEFIRGLRSAIRKRTFVPVFCAAPALGIGIHAMLYSLVSYAPMPFDMGADPDDGQHGQVLYVFKTTADPFVGKVSYFRVVEGPVRGGDTRLVNTRTNEEERIATLFIQRGKEQIPVPLLHVGDIGTVTKLNSAQTGDTLCDRAHCVRLPPIEFPNPLFAVALHPKTKNDAAKISAALARLCEEDPSLRHLNDPSTKETLLLGMGQAHIDVAVHRLHSKFGVDVETTIPKVSYRETITKPGRARYRHKKQTGGAGQFAEIEMAVEPSAPGAGYEFEWRVFGGAISSSFQASIEKGIKQVMESGVVAGYPVSDVKCIVLDGKEHPVDSKPIAFEIAARHVFREAFAQAGPVLLEPIYRFTIVVPEASAGDVMSSLKTKRAQIIGMDQRGNKTVITADAPLAEMQRYSTDLRSLTQGRGYYEMKFDHYAPVPPNIAQAIIANHKAEVGAGEE, encoded by the coding sequence ATGAAGGAATATGGAACCGAGAGGCTGCGCAACGTCGCCTTGTTAGGGCATAGCTCGAGCGGCAAGACGACGTTCGCAGAAGCGATGTTGTTTGCCAGCGGCGGCACAACACGCATGGGCAAAGTCGAGGACGGCACGACCGTCTCAGACTACGACGAAGAAGAGAAGCGCCGCAAGCAGTCTATCAGCCTGAGCGTCATCCCGATCGAGTGGAAGGACCACAAGATCAATTTGCTGGACGCGCCGGGATACGCCGATTTCTACGGCGAGGTGAAGAGTGCCGTGCGCGTGGCGGATCTCGGCTTGATCTTCGTAGATTCGGTGTCCGGCGTGGAGGTGGGCACCGAGCTGGCCATGCAGGCGGTGGATGAAGCGAAGATCCCGCGCGCGGTGCTCGTCAGCCGAATGGACCGCGAGAATGCCAATTTCGATGCGGTGTTAGCGCAACTGCACGACGCTTTCCATCAGGACATCGTGCCGCTGATGTTGCCGGTCGGTAGCCAGCAACAGTTTGCCGGCGTGATTGACCTGGTGACGCGCAGGTATCTGAAGGGCGCTCAGGGTGAAGTCGCCGACATCCCTGCCGATATGGTGGCAGGGGTGGAGAAGGCGCGCGAGCGCCTCATGGAAGCAGCGGCCGAAGGCGAGGATGACTTGATCGAAAAGTGGTTCGAGGTCGGCGCGCTGACCGACGAGGAGTTCATTCGCGGCTTGCGCAGCGCCATTCGCAAACGCACGTTCGTCCCGGTGTTCTGCGCAGCGCCTGCCCTGGGCATTGGCATCCACGCCATGCTCTATTCGCTGGTGAGCTACGCGCCGATGCCATTCGATATGGGCGCCGATCCCGATGACGGCCAGCACGGCCAGGTGCTCTACGTCTTCAAGACCACCGCCGATCCGTTCGTGGGTAAGGTGAGCTACTTCCGCGTGGTCGAAGGGCCGGTGCGGGGTGGAGATACGCGCCTGGTCAACACGCGAACGAATGAGGAGGAACGCATCGCCACGTTGTTCATTCAGCGCGGCAAGGAGCAGATTCCCGTCCCGCTGTTGCACGTGGGCGACATCGGCACAGTGACCAAGCTGAACAGCGCGCAGACAGGCGATACGCTGTGTGATCGTGCGCACTGCGTTCGGCTCCCGCCCATCGAGTTTCCCAATCCCCTATTTGCCGTCGCCTTGCACCCCAAGACCAAGAACGATGCCGCTAAGATTAGCGCCGCGCTCGCGCGCCTGTGTGAAGAAGACCCCAGCCTGCGTCACCTGAACGACCCGAGCACGAAGGAGACCCTGCTGCTGGGCATGGGGCAAGCGCACATTGATGTGGCGGTTCATCGCTTGCACAGCAAGTTCGGCGTGGATGTCGAGACGACGATCCCCAAGGTGAGTTATCGCGAGACGATCACGAAGCCGGGGCGAGCGCGCTATCGCCACAAGAAGCAAACCGGCGGCGCCGGCCAGTTTGCCGAGATCGAGATGGCCGTCGAGCCGAGCGCGCCGGGCGCCGGCTACGAGTTCGAGTGGCGCGTGTTCGGCGGGGCGATCAGCAGCTCGTTCCAGGCCAGCATCGAGAAGGGCATCAAGCAGGTGATGGAATCCGGCGTCGTCGCCGGCTATCCGGTGAGCGATGTCAAGTGCATCGTGCTAGATGGCAAGGAGCATCCGGTGGACTCGAAGCCCATCGCGTTCGAGATTGCCGCGCGTCACGTATTCCGTGAGGCGTTCGCGCAGGCCGGCCCAGTGCTGCTGGAGCCGATCTATCGCTTCACCATCGTCGTGCCCGAGGCCAGCGCCGGCGACGTCATGAGCAGCCTGAAGACCAAGCGCGCCCAAATCATCGGCATGGACCAGCGCGGCAACAAGACCGTGATCACCGCCGATGCGCCGCTGGCCGAGATGCAGCGCTACTCCACCGATCTGCGCAGCCTCACTCAAGGCCGCGGCTACTACGAGATGAAGTTCGATCACTATGCGCCCGTTCCCCCCAACATCGCCCAGGCGATTATTGCCAATCACAAGGCTGAGGTGGGCGCTGGGGAGGAGTGA